One genomic segment of Paenibacillus sp. FSL H8-0332 includes these proteins:
- a CDS encoding alpha/beta hydrolase encodes MKISYHQQKVGDIEVFYREAGPKDGQVILLLHGFPSSSHMFRDLIPKLAEQYRVIAPDLPGFGHTTTPPRSQFKFTFDSLFQVIDGFTEALALKQYVLYVFDYGAPVGYRLAVAHPERIQAIISQNGNAYTEGFSDAWGSWETYWHSPTPDNREACRDSLTPESIRNFQYLHGADASLVSPDGYSLDIFYMLRPEAEEIQLDLILDYRTNVDRYPDFQAYFRRYQPKLLAVWGKNDPAFLPAGAEAYKRDIPSAEVHLLDTGHFALETHAKEISELIKQFLKND; translated from the coding sequence ATGAAGATTAGTTACCATCAGCAAAAGGTTGGAGATATTGAAGTTTTTTATCGTGAAGCTGGTCCTAAGGACGGTCAAGTTATTTTATTATTACACGGTTTTCCATCTTCAAGTCATATGTTTCGCGACCTAATTCCCAAACTGGCAGAACAATACCGTGTCATTGCCCCTGATCTCCCTGGATTCGGTCATACTACAACCCCACCGCGCAGTCAATTTAAATTCACATTCGATAGCCTGTTCCAAGTTATTGATGGTTTTACTGAAGCATTAGCTCTCAAACAGTATGTACTTTATGTGTTTGATTACGGTGCACCTGTTGGGTATCGTTTGGCAGTGGCTCACCCGGAAAGAATTCAAGCAATTATTAGTCAGAATGGCAACGCTTATACTGAGGGATTTAGTGATGCATGGGGATCCTGGGAGACTTATTGGCACTCTCCGACACCTGATAATCGTGAAGCATGTCGCGATTCCTTGACCCCCGAGAGCATTCGCAACTTCCAGTATCTACATGGAGCTGATGCTAGCCTTGTTTCACCAGACGGTTATTCCCTGGATATTTTTTACATGTTGCGCCCCGAGGCTGAGGAAATCCAACTGGACTTGATTCTTGATTATAGAACAAATGTGGATCGTTATCCTGATTTTCAGGCCTATTTCCGTAGGTATCAACCTAAACTTTTAGCCGTATGGGGTAAAAATGATCCTGCCTTCCTCCCTGCAGGAGCTGAAGCTTATAAGCGTGATATTCCATCTGCGGAAGTCCATTTACTTGATACAGGGCATTTTGCTCTCGAAACACATGCTAAAGAGATCAGTGAGCTTATTAAACAATTCTTAAAAAATGATTAA
- a CDS encoding sugar-binding protein: MMSKRFGRVLAFLCCLLMVASLMPTSFAAATDNNEYTEALNGDSSSTALTSLQTNETPTAIFGTPELGSDDPLWALTMEHLINKSTVPGDPRPHSTGTARILWDQDYLYARVVVEDSNLYQGPGNDYQYDGLEFYAGAGTQGANQWRISATGVFSGQNATGRAAWTEITDTGYIVEMRIPKRTLNLQAGSFTFEVYINNSSEKGGDRYEVVSCFGIPDAAYNNAASYTNSLNLIAANEADDRFSITATAESGGRITPNAAGNVLRIASGSDKTFTVTSDYGKIVNTVKVDGEDAVLSDDGTYTFSNVVANRTLQVTFKNDSTAELLPFIVWNDNFARGEYTTAVIVDLGEGKAAEGSKLNPDLFTVSARNTTLNGDSVTFEGTRKITRVYANDEPKVRGYLGTVSRSPDYQEGLERGRYIVVEFEFYSESGGNITLDGNMNSTKQVYSVVQNGEIPLTEGDPLNYAVFEQEKVVNPILDQFTTPTGNSVNRALYLHKDGNGEVTRGLPLYVYTHGRGRGGTSAATDPKAAMKSANGSVALMKKIEKDPDKYASHILNISYNGTSTPSTANVKKVIDDLVASGAVDPNRIYAAGFSWGGQYTNSLVNAYPGFFASAAPMSPVSGSPNANANYVHTNLAYWMFINEYNVGVYQTNLANFINTNMPKMINARASRFESNEALIWPYNQFDQPNQKPNPNHSPALSDSVAHEVETAVLYNDITMGTWSIAPTAQSSNLPAWNNDYTDVFDWMFAQTAANNRPVAGYGSPVLGTNDKLWEQAVEFDINNSSAPDQKIGPKATGKAKVFWDEDFLYARVVVTDPNVCVGHTPGTEYMTDSVEFYVGDGRSGSNQWRIGASGIFSGQAAAGRDGSVKRTDTGYIAEVKIPRRTIEFTSNSPITFDVYINNSTGAGNDRYEVVSGLGQPDAGYGSSDSFKNSLLLLGSSTVTRHPVNATAGLNGTISPSGLIRVADGGSQSFTFTPISGYVVDTVTVNGASVEIANNTYTLNNVNTDDKVIHVTFKPDPAATLLNFIVYNDNFATGEFTTAVIIDLGAGNEAVGADLSSNLFTVSARNTLLNGNLAYQGTRTVNRVYVNDEPRPRGYKGVNQNSPNYQAGLTKGRYIVVELEFWTLTGGQSTLEASKSTVQNYNIVSSGDIKLDGKAAIVKSSFAQSGTVNEIIDKFEVGPKIDKAEAMQYGLYIHKDGNGVPVEGLPLYIYAHGSTRGGTQDGDTFAPIRSANGATALMKKMEKNAKYASHIIALRAQNNVQATPATLKAYIDDLVSKGLVDPNRIYMAGFSMGSAYTNTFLTTYPDLLAAAAPMSYPPSINAKQAETLKNFAYWSFVNTTDSSTIKTGAETYIANIMPLLENARHTFIDRNEIFVWPYDQWTKAEAPVNGTNWIPSGHEMEASVLWNNISGYTDTLSNVGSNKEWSLKPTAQSSKLPTWNNDYTDVFDWMFAQRKMSVPGAPGSFKATAGVGQVTLSWTAPADDGGSTILGYKVWYGNVTPVTLDAKATQYTFKSLKNGQSYTFKIVAVSAKGDSAEMSATATPTASNVPNPSGGNTSNTGNTSTGIVTGSLKPTYTVITPKDKPAVTDKNGNTTLPGGGEIATKGGTKIKVPEGTTIDSKGKVTLPAGKSAEVTLHGGASAGLDKGMSLNIHEGTEFVFDDDTPLGFLVVSGNPFRDVNMDDWFYSYVNSAYTYGLFNGTTSTTFSPGTSMTRAMYVQVLANLENVNLSGYTNSRFSDVTDGQWYTAAVEWAAESGIVNGINADLFEPNSPITREQMLVMLYNYMKYKGYEIPESQSKSFADESQISSWALKAVQAQQGIGIVSGKPGNFFAPQATATRAEVATIFIKFIEYLAK, encoded by the coding sequence ATGATGTCAAAACGATTTGGCAGAGTGCTCGCGTTCCTCTGTTGCTTGCTAATGGTGGCGTCACTAATGCCTACCAGCTTTGCCGCCGCCACTGACAACAACGAGTATACAGAAGCACTTAATGGCGACAGCAGTTCTACAGCTCTTACAAGCTTGCAGACAAATGAAACGCCGACCGCCATTTTTGGAACTCCCGAACTCGGGTCAGACGACCCACTGTGGGCCCTGACAATGGAGCATCTCATCAACAAAAGCACTGTGCCCGGCGACCCCAGGCCCCATTCCACAGGCACAGCCAGGATCCTTTGGGACCAAGATTACCTATATGCTCGCGTAGTCGTGGAGGATAGCAATCTATATCAGGGACCCGGCAATGATTATCAGTACGACGGCCTGGAGTTTTATGCCGGCGCTGGAACCCAAGGTGCGAATCAATGGCGCATCAGCGCAACGGGCGTGTTTTCAGGGCAAAACGCTACGGGCAGAGCTGCGTGGACTGAGATCACGGACACAGGATATATCGTGGAGATGAGAATACCTAAAAGAACCTTGAACTTGCAGGCAGGCTCGTTTACCTTTGAAGTTTATATCAATAACTCGTCGGAAAAGGGCGGTGACCGCTATGAAGTCGTTTCCTGTTTCGGAATTCCGGACGCGGCTTACAACAATGCTGCTTCTTATACAAACAGCCTGAATCTCATTGCCGCCAATGAAGCGGACGACAGATTCTCAATCACCGCCACGGCGGAATCGGGCGGCCGAATAACGCCGAACGCAGCCGGCAATGTTCTGAGAATAGCCAGCGGCTCAGACAAAACGTTTACGGTTACCTCCGATTACGGCAAAATTGTAAATACCGTAAAGGTAGACGGAGAGGACGCAGTTCTATCCGATGATGGCACTTATACCTTCTCAAATGTTGTCGCTAACCGTACCCTTCAAGTGACATTCAAAAATGATTCGACCGCGGAGTTGCTCCCCTTTATTGTATGGAATGACAACTTCGCCCGTGGCGAGTACACGACGGCTGTCATCGTTGACTTAGGCGAAGGGAAGGCGGCGGAAGGCTCCAAGCTTAATCCGGACTTGTTTACCGTCTCGGCCAGAAACACGACCCTGAACGGCGACTCGGTAACCTTTGAAGGGACGCGCAAGATCACTAGGGTATACGCCAATGACGAACCGAAGGTACGCGGCTATCTGGGGACGGTAAGCCGTTCACCGGATTATCAGGAGGGACTGGAACGCGGCCGTTACATCGTAGTTGAGTTTGAGTTCTATTCAGAGAGCGGCGGCAATATAACACTGGATGGCAACATGAACTCAACAAAACAGGTTTACAGCGTCGTCCAAAACGGCGAGATCCCACTGACAGAAGGGGATCCGCTTAACTACGCGGTTTTTGAACAGGAAAAAGTTGTGAATCCGATCCTTGACCAATTTACAACACCTACGGGCAATTCGGTCAATCGCGCGCTCTACCTTCACAAGGATGGAAACGGTGAAGTAACGCGGGGCTTGCCGCTGTATGTCTATACCCACGGCAGGGGACGCGGCGGCACAAGCGCTGCGACTGACCCAAAAGCGGCGATGAAATCCGCGAACGGCTCGGTCGCTCTGATGAAAAAAATAGAAAAAGATCCCGATAAATACGCCAGCCATATACTGAATATTTCCTATAATGGCACGAGTACTCCCTCCACAGCCAATGTTAAGAAGGTTATAGACGACCTGGTTGCCAGCGGTGCAGTGGACCCTAACCGTATTTACGCGGCGGGCTTCTCATGGGGCGGTCAGTATACGAACAGCTTAGTTAACGCATATCCCGGCTTCTTCGCGTCCGCCGCACCTATGTCTCCGGTAAGCGGCTCACCGAACGCGAACGCCAACTACGTTCACACCAACCTGGCCTATTGGATGTTTATCAATGAGTATAACGTTGGAGTATACCAGACTAACCTCGCTAACTTCATAAACACCAATATGCCGAAAATGATCAACGCGAGAGCTTCGCGCTTTGAGAGCAATGAGGCTCTTATATGGCCTTACAATCAATTTGATCAGCCGAATCAGAAGCCGAATCCGAACCATTCACCTGCCCTGAGTGATTCGGTGGCGCACGAAGTTGAAACGGCTGTTCTTTACAACGACATAACGATGGGGACGTGGAGCATAGCGCCAACAGCGCAGTCCTCTAACTTGCCGGCTTGGAACAATGACTACACTGACGTCTTTGATTGGATGTTCGCGCAGACCGCAGCAAACAATCGGCCTGTTGCCGGATACGGTTCACCAGTATTGGGCACAAACGACAAACTGTGGGAACAAGCTGTGGAGTTTGACATCAACAACAGTAGCGCACCCGACCAGAAGATAGGCCCCAAGGCCACCGGCAAAGCCAAAGTATTTTGGGACGAAGACTTTCTGTATGCACGCGTTGTGGTTACAGACCCGAATGTCTGCGTCGGTCACACGCCTGGCACTGAGTACATGACCGACAGCGTGGAATTTTATGTCGGTGACGGAAGAAGTGGCTCAAACCAGTGGCGTATTGGCGCAAGCGGTATTTTCTCAGGTCAAGCCGCTGCGGGCCGCGACGGTTCGGTTAAACGAACTGACACCGGGTATATCGCAGAAGTGAAGATACCTAGAAGAACCATTGAATTCACGAGCAATTCCCCGATTACGTTTGATGTGTACATCAATAACTCAACTGGTGCAGGGAATGACCGTTATGAGGTTGTATCCGGTTTAGGCCAACCCGACGCGGGTTATGGCAGTTCTGACAGTTTCAAGAATAGCTTGCTGCTGCTTGGGAGCTCCACGGTAACCAGACACCCCGTTAACGCCACGGCAGGATTAAACGGCACCATCTCGCCATCCGGCTTGATTCGGGTAGCTGACGGCGGAAGCCAATCCTTTACATTCACTCCTATCAGCGGTTATGTCGTGGATACCGTAACTGTAAATGGTGCGTCTGTAGAGATTGCAAACAATACCTATACCTTGAATAACGTGAACACCGATGACAAGGTAATCCATGTTACATTCAAACCCGATCCGGCCGCAACGTTACTTAACTTTATCGTATACAACGATAACTTTGCCACCGGAGAATTTACCACAGCTGTTATCATTGATCTGGGTGCGGGAAATGAAGCTGTGGGTGCCGACCTTAGTTCAAATCTGTTTACAGTATCGGCGAGGAATACTCTGCTGAATGGTAACCTGGCATATCAAGGCACACGCACCGTCAATAGAGTATACGTCAATGACGAACCTAGACCCAGAGGGTATAAGGGTGTGAACCAGAACTCCCCTAATTATCAAGCTGGACTTACTAAAGGCCGCTACATCGTTGTAGAATTGGAATTTTGGACATTAACCGGCGGACAGTCCACTTTGGAAGCATCCAAATCCACCGTCCAGAATTACAACATTGTATCTAGTGGCGATATCAAGCTTGATGGCAAGGCTGCCATTGTTAAGTCGTCTTTCGCACAGTCAGGTACCGTTAATGAAATCATCGACAAATTTGAAGTTGGTCCCAAAATTGACAAAGCGGAAGCGATGCAGTATGGACTCTATATTCATAAGGACGGCAACGGCGTTCCGGTAGAAGGGCTTCCCCTTTACATCTACGCTCACGGTTCTACCCGCGGCGGTACACAGGACGGGGATACCTTTGCGCCCATCAGGTCCGCCAACGGAGCCACCGCGCTTATGAAAAAAATGGAGAAGAACGCTAAATACGCTAGTCATATAATCGCTCTGCGGGCTCAAAACAACGTTCAGGCAACACCCGCTACCTTAAAGGCTTATATCGATGATCTGGTAAGTAAGGGACTTGTTGACCCCAACCGTATTTACATGGCAGGCTTCTCTATGGGATCCGCTTATACGAATACTTTCTTGACGACATATCCCGATTTGCTCGCTGCCGCGGCGCCTATGTCTTATCCACCATCAATCAACGCGAAACAAGCCGAAACTCTTAAAAACTTTGCATACTGGTCATTCGTTAACACAACTGATTCTTCAACAATAAAAACAGGGGCGGAAACTTATATAGCGAATATAATGCCCCTATTGGAAAACGCTAGGCACACGTTCATCGACAGAAATGAAATATTCGTTTGGCCTTATGACCAATGGACAAAGGCGGAAGCACCTGTTAATGGAACCAATTGGATTCCTTCCGGCCATGAGATGGAAGCTTCCGTTCTGTGGAACAATATTTCAGGCTACACGGATACTTTGTCCAATGTAGGTTCCAACAAGGAGTGGAGCCTTAAACCTACGGCGCAGTCCTCTAAGTTGCCGACTTGGAACAATGACTACACTGATGTCTTTGATTGGATGTTCGCGCAGAGAAAAATGAGCGTACCCGGTGCTCCGGGCAGCTTCAAGGCGACGGCGGGCGTCGGACAGGTCACATTGAGTTGGACTGCTCCGGCTGACGATGGCGGCAGCACGATATTGGGTTACAAGGTCTGGTATGGCAACGTGACGCCGGTCACTCTAGACGCGAAGGCGACCCAATATACCTTCAAGAGCCTGAAAAATGGCCAAAGCTATACCTTCAAGATCGTTGCGGTGAGCGCGAAGGGCGACAGTGCGGAGATGAGTGCAACGGCGACGCCGACAGCTTCCAATGTGCCCAATCCTTCGGGTGGCAATACCAGCAATACGGGCAATACCAGCACCGGGATAGTCACTGGATCGTTGAAGCCGACCTACACAGTGATCACACCGAAGGATAAGCCCGCGGTCACGGACAAGAACGGCAATACCACCCTGCCCGGCGGCGGCGAGATTGCGACCAAGGGCGGGACGAAGATTAAGGTACCCGAAGGCACGACTATAGACTCAAAAGGTAAGGTGACCCTTCCGGCGGGCAAGAGCGCCGAAGTGACACTACACGGCGGTGCGAGTGCCGGCTTAGACAAAGGCATGTCGCTGAACATCCATGAGGGTACGGAATTTGTATTCGATGACGACACCCCGCTGGGCTTCCTCGTGGTGTCTGGCAATCCTTTCAGGGATGTCAACATGGACGACTGGTTCTACAGCTACGTAAACTCCGCCTACACATACGGTCTTTTCAACGGCACGACGTCCACGACGTTCTCACCGGGCACCTCAATGACGCGTGCGATGTACGTGCAGGTACTGGCCAATCTTGAGAACGTCAACCTCTCCGGCTACACGAATTCCCGTTTTAGCGACGTGACGGATGGGCAGTGGTACACGGCGGCAGTCGAGTGGGCGGCCGAAAGTGGCATCGTCAACGGTATAAACGCAGACCTGTTTGAACCCAATTCACCGATTACACGCGAGCAGATGCTGGTGATGCTGTACAATTACATGAAGTACAAGGGCTATGAGATACCTGAAAGTCAATCTAAGTCCTTCGCGGACGAGAGTCAGATCAGCTCATGGGCGTTGAAGGCCGTTCAGGCACAGCAGGGCATCGGAATTGTATCAGGTAAGCCGGGCAACTTCTTTGCCCCTCAAGCCACCGCCACCCGCGCTGAAGTAGCTACTATCTTTATAAAGTTCATCGAATATCTCGCTAAGTAA